One Festucalex cinctus isolate MCC-2025b chromosome 1, RoL_Fcin_1.0, whole genome shotgun sequence genomic region harbors:
- the myo10 gene encoding unconventional myosin-X isoform X2: protein MENFFQEGERVWLREDDQDLPATVSSCSDGVVVIASDYGQAYTYKQSALTRDKLRAMRGGAGGGTEAGVEDMAALEDLHDGAIMHNLFLRYRQKRIYTYIGSILAAVNPYQPLAGLYERGAVQLYSRHRLGQMPPHIFAVANECYRALWRRPRSQCVLISGESGAGKTESTKLIVKFLSAMSQHSLEMSRERRTSHVEEALLESGPIMEAFGNAKTVYNNNSSRFGKFVQLHFNHKGNIQGGRIVDYLLEKNRVVRQNAGERNYHIFYALLAGTDQQQCERLGLSPSCTYHYLTRSSADNTIDDTGTFQEVLNAMRRMQFTEENIGEILRLLAGILHAGNVDFMTAGGAQIASKSALSRTAELLGLNPDQLAEVLTHRSMILRGEEISTPLTIEQAVDSRDSMAMALYSQCFNWIIRQLNDRIRGKDDFKSISILDIFGFENFQVNHFEQFNINYANEKLQEYFNKHIFSLEQLEYNKEGLAWTNIDWMDNGECLDLIEKKLGLLALMNEESHFPKATDDTLLAKLHAQHSKNPFYVKPRVAVHYFGVKHYAGQVVYDVRGTLEKNRDTFRDDVLNMLRDSRLDFVYDLFEHVPSRNNQDTLKSSCKHRRPTVSSHFKDSLHSLMSTLSSADPFFIRCIKPNTHKMPEHFDPAVVLNQLHYSGMLETVKIRRAGFPVRRPFQEFCCRYRVLMRDAQTADDARGRCAALLRRYDDSAAEWQMGKTKVFLRESLEHRLEQQREVEVLRAAMIIRAHVAGYLARKQYRRLLRCVLVVQKNYRAIYWRRKFLRLRRAALTLQTRLRGHMARRLVGRMLDESRARRRRQEEEDRERRRLEEEQLALEASARLEEQRRAEELAARLPLPPRPPSPDTLDETPQAAGETSDTRASDDSSETLAEEEEEDAIRPQEASQVEEILRLEREIQSLQMKKERQELSLTEASLLRLQLLREQELKRLEDEACQAAQRFLRSLNFDEIDECVRSIESSLGAGGRRPDDEDVDEGLGADDEAFKDSPNPSERGHSDGQRTSGIRTSDDSSEEDPYANDAVTVPPLPPTAVLLLSPPPPPPLPEPPCELIPPDEDSDYDRDDDDDDDDDEGGAASAAGSLPFSNPGSERWSPDCRRSSGTYNSSGAYRFGSEGAVSSFEDSEDDFERSDDELSYRRDSVYSCVTLPYFHSFLHIKGGLMNGWKRRWCVLKDETFLWFRAKQEALKQGWLHKKGGGSSTLSRRNWKRRWFVLRHSKLMYFENDGEDKLKGVLDVHAANEVIDNTNKENGIDIVMPERTYHLVAETAEDASQWFSVLSQVHASTEQEIGEMHDEQANPHNAVGTLDVGMIDSACASDNPERPNSFVIITANRVLHCNADTPEEMHHWITLLQRSKGDARVDGQEFVVRGWLHKETKSGGGGGSAGAKAAAKLKKRWFVLTHNSLDYYKSSERGAVKLGTLALNSLCSVAPPDDRLFKDTGYWTVTVHGRKHSCRLHCKLLNEATRWAAAVQNVIDAKAPIDTPTQRLIQHIKENSLNSEVVDQIYKRNPILRYSQHPLHSPLLPLPYGHVGGAGAGQRTPQEEALAAFARLRQLEAASDPAPGIQALLRACREPRALRDELYCQLVKQTARPPQPGAAADLARWKALACAACAFLPGRSVLAYVRLHLKRTREAFPGTELERYAASALDALKKTRGRENVPSLEEIRAVAARRDMSTTVHCHGGGCCKITINSHTTAGEVVEKLLRGLAMEDSRNTFALFEHNHVVENAIESRTLVADVLAKFEKLSSSPEEGSAGWKFYFKLYCFLDVDDVPKDSVEFAFMFEQAHEAVIRGQYPAPEETLQFLSALRLQYLLGDQTPGAQVPETCRVFPVGRLRARLRRSFAPSDCAPERKRRSFLEGTLRRSLRRRSDAAGADDDAGGLEAWMREEADAVRAGVLDKWAKLRGVAPEQAMRKYMALVRDWPGYGATLFDVECGDGTFPSALWLGVSREAVSVYKRGEPRPLEVFPYERILSFGAPLANTYKIAVDGRELVFETQMVMAIAKLMKAYVSMMVKKRYSNCQSFGGHCGAWLAP, encoded by the exons ACGTACATCGGGTCGATCCTGGCGGCGGTGAACCCGTACCAGCCGCTGGCCGGCTTGTACGAGCGCGGCGCGGTGCAGCTGTACAGTCGCCACCGCCTGGGCCAGATGCCGCCGCACATCTTCGCCGTGGCCAACGAGTGCTACCGCGCGCTCTGGAGGAGGCCGCGCAGCCAGTGCGTGCTCATCAG CGGCGAGAGCGGCGCCGGCAAGACGGAAAGCACCAAACTGATTGTCAAGTTCCTGTCGGCCATGAGCCAACACTCGCTGGAAATGTCGCGCGAGCGGAGGACGTCGCACGTCGAGGAGGCGCTGCTCGAGAGCGG tCCCATCATGGAGGCGTTCGGAAACGCCAAGACGGTGTACAACAACAACTCCAGCCGCTTTGGCAAGTTTGTCCAGCTGCATTTCAACCACAAGGGGAACATCCAGGGAGGACGCATCGTCGACT ACCTCTTGGAGAAG AATCGAGTGGTCCGGCAGAACGCGGGCGAGAGGAACTATCACATCTTCTACGCTCTGCTGGCAGGCACCGACCAGCAGCAGTGCG agcgtTTGGGCCTGAGCCCGTCTTGCACGTATCACTACTTGACCCGCTCCAGCGCCGACAACACAATCGACGACACCGGCACTTTTCAAGAGGTTCTG aaTGCCATGCGGCGCATGCAGTTCACGGAGGAGAACATCGGCGAGATCTTGCGACTCCTGGCGGGGATCCTGCACGCCGGCAACGTCGACTTCATGACGGCCGGCGGGGCGCAGATCGCGTCCAAGTCCG ctctgaGTCGCACGGCCGAGCTTCTGGGCCTGAATCCGGATCAGCTGGCCGAGGTTCTCACGCACCGGTCCATGATCCTCCGGGGGGAGGAGATCTCCACCCCCCTCACCATCGAGCAG GCGGTGGACTCGAGGGACTCGATGGCCATGGCACTTTATTCGCAGTGTTTCAACTGGATCATCCGCCAGCTGAACGATCGCATCCGAGGGAAGGACGACTTCAAGTCCATCAGCATTCTCGACATCTTCGGATTTGAGAACTTTCAG GTGAACCACTTTGAGCAGTTCAACATCAACTATGCAAACGAGAAGCTGCAGGAATATTTCAACAAGCACATTTTCTCCCTCGAGCAACTCGAGTACAACAA GGAAGGTCTGGCGTGGACCAACATCGACTGGATGGACAACGGCGAGTGTTTGGACTTGATAGAGAAG AAACTGGGCCTGCTGGCGCTGATGAACGAGGAGAGTCACTTCCCCAAAGCCACGGACGACACGCTGCTGGCCAAACTGCACGCTCAGCACTCg AAAAATCCGTTTTACGTGAAGCCTCGCGTGGCCGTTCACTACTTTGGCGTGAAGCACTACGCAGGCCAG GTGGTGTACGACGTGAGGGGAACGCTGGAGAAGAACCGCGACACGTTCCGGGACGACGTCCTCAACATGCTCCGCGACAGCAg GTTGGATTTCGTCTACGACCTTTTCGAACACGTGCCGAGTCGCAACAATCAGGACACGCTGAAGAGCAGCTGCAAGCATCGGAGGCCCACCGTCAGCTCACACTTTaag GACTCTTTGCACTCTCTGATGTCGACGCTGAGCAGCGCCGACCCCTTCTTCATACGATGCATCAAGCCAAACACGCACAAG ATGCCTGAGCATTTCGACCCGGCGGTGGTTCTCAACCAGCTGCACTACTCGGGCATGCTGGAGACGGTGAAGATCCGACGCGCCGGCTTTCCCGTCCGACGACCTTTCCAGGAGTTCTGCTGCCG ATATCGAGTTCTGATGCGGGACGCGCAGACGGCGGACGACGCCAGGGGGCGCTGCGCGGCGCTGCTGCGACGTTACGACGACAGCGCCGCCGAGTGGCAGATGGGGAAGACCAAG gTGTTCCTCAGGGAAAGTCTGGAGCATCGTCTGGAGCAGCAGCGCGAGGTGGAGGTGCTGCGGGCCGCCATGATTATCCGAGCGCACGTGGCCGGCTACCTGGCCAG GAAGCAGTACCGACGTCTGTTGCGCTGCGTGCTGGTCGTCCAGAAGAACTACCGCGCCATCTACTGGCGCCGCAAGTTCCTGCGGCTGCGGCGGGCGGCGCTCACGCTGCAGACGCGCCTGCGCGGTCACATGGCCCGACGACTGGTGGGACGCATGCTGGACGAGAGCCGGGCCAGGAGGCGGCGGCAGGAGGAAGAGGACAG GGAGAGACGACGACTGGAGGAGGAACAGCTTGCTCTCGAG GCATCGGCGAGGCTCGAGGAGCAGCGTCGAGCCGAAGAACTGGCGGCTCGCCTTCCGCTTCCGCCTCGGCCGCCGTCGCCCGACACTTTGGACGAGACGCCGCAGGCCGCGGGCGAGACATCCGACACCCGCGCGTCGGATGACTCTTCGGAGACattggcggaggaggaggaggaggacgccaTCCGTCCTCAGGAGGCGTCGCAGGTGGAGGAGATCCTGCGGCTGGAGCGCGAGATCCAGTCGCTGCAGATGAAGAAGGAGCGCCAGGAGCTGTCGCTGACGGAGGCCTCGTTGCTCCGCCTCCAACTGCTGCGCGAGCAGGAGCTGAAGCGGCTGGAGGACGAGGCCTGCCAGGCGGCGCAGCGCTTCCTGCGCTCGCTCAACTTCGACGAGATCGACGAGTGCGTCCGCAGCATCGAGAGCTCGCTGGGCGCCGGCGGCCGGCGGCCGGACGACGAGGACGTGGACGAAGGCTTGGGGGCGGACGACGAGGCGTTCAAGGACTCGCCCAACCCCAGCGAGCGCGGCCACTCGGACGGCCAGCGCACCAGCGGCATCCGGACCAGCGACGACTCGTCCGAGGAGGACCCGTACGCCAACGACGCCGTGACTGTCCCGCCCCTGCCGCCCACCGCCGTGCTGCTGctctcgccgccgccgccgccgccgctgccggaGCCCCCGTGCGAGCTCATCCCGCCCGACGAGGATTCGGATTACGAccgggacgacgacgacgacgacgacgacgacgaggggGGTGCGGCGTCCGCCGCCGGCAGCCTGCCGTTCTCCAACCCCGGCAGCGAGCGGTGGTCGCCCGACTGCCGCCGCTCCTCGGGGACCTACAACAGCTCGGGGGCGTACCGCTTCGGATCGGAGGGCGCCGTGTCCTCG TTCGAGGACAGCGAGGACGACTTTGAGCGATCGGACGACGAGCTCTCGTACCGCCGCGACTCCGTCTACAGCTGCGTCACGCTGCCGTACTTCCACAGCTTCCTGCACATCAAAG GCGGCCTGATGAACGGGTGGAAGCGGCGCTGGTGCGTGCTGAAGGACGAGACCTTCCTGTGGTTCCGCGCCAAACAGGAAGCGCTGAAGCAAGGCTGGCTGCACAAGAAGGGCGGCGGCTCGTCCACGCTGTCGCGCCGGAACTGGAAGCGGCGCTGGTTCGTCCTGCGCCACAGCAAGCTCATGTACTTTGAGAACGACGGCGAGGACAAGCTCAAGGGCGTTCTGGACGTGCACGCCGCCAA CGAGGTGATCGACAACACCAACAAGGAGAACGGCATCGACATCGTCATGCCGGAGAGAACGTACCACCTGGTGGCCGAGACGGCCGAGGACGCCAG CCAGTGGTTCAGCGTGCTGAGTCAGGTCCACGCCTCCACCGAGCAAGAAATCGGCGAGATGCACGACGAGCAGGCCAACCCGCACAACGCCgtg GGCACTCTGGACGTGGGCATGATCGACTCGGCGTGCGCGTCCGACAATCCCGAGAG GCCCAACTCGTTCGTCATCATCACGGCCAACCGAGTGCTGCACTGCAACGCCGACACGCCCGAGGAGATGCACCACTGGATCACGCTGCTGCAGCGCTCCAAGGGCGACGCCCGCGTCGACGGACAGGAGTTCGTCGTCCGAG GGTGGCTGCACAAGGAGACGaagagcggcggcggcggcggctcggCGGGCGCCAAAGCGGCGGCCAAGCTGAAGAAGCGCTGGTTCGTGCTGACGCACAATTCCCTCGACTACTACAAGAGCTCGGAGCGCGGCGCCGTCAAGCTGGGAACGCTGGCGCTCAACAGTTTGTGCTCCGTCGCGCCGCCCGACGACAGGCTCTTCAAAGACACGG gctaCTGGACGGTGACGGTGCACGGCCGCAAGCACTCGTGCCGCCTGCACTGCAAACTGCTGAACGAGGCCACCCGCTGGGCCGCCGCCGTCCAGAACGTCATCGACGCCAAAGCGCCCATCGACACGCCCACGCAGCGACTCATCCAGCACATCAAG GAGAACAGCCTGAACTCGGAGGTGGTGGATCAGATCTACAAGCGGAACCCCATCCTGCGCTACAGCCAGCACCCGCTGCACTCGCCGCTCCTGCCGCTGCCGTACGGCCACGTGGGCGGCGCCGGCGCCGGCCAGAGGACCCCGCAGGAGGAGGCGCTGGCGGCCTTCGCGCGCCTGCGGCAGCTGGAGGCGGCGTCCGACCCGGCGCCGGGCATCCAGGCGCTGCTGCGGGCGTGCCGCGAGCCGCGCGCCCTCCGCGACGAGCTCTACTGCCAGCTGGTCAAGCAGACGGCGCGGCCGCCGCAGCCCGGCGCCGCCGCCGACCTGGCCCGGTGGAAGGCGCTGGCGTGCGCCGCCTGCGCCTTCCTGCCCGGCAGGAGCGTCCTGGCCTACGTCAGGCTGCACCTCAAGAG GACCCGAGAGGCGTTCCCGGGCACGGAGCTGGAGCGCTACGCCGCCTCGGCGCTGGACGCGCTGAAGAAGACGCGCGGGCGCGAGAACGTGCCGTCGCTGGAGGAGATCCGAGCGGTGGCGGCGCGTCGGGACATGAGCACCACCGTGCACTGTCACGGCGGCGGCTGCTGCAAGATCACCATCAACTCGCACACCACCGCCGGGGAG GTGGTGGAGAAGCTCCTGCGCGGTTTGGCCATGGAGGACAGCAGGAACACGTTTGCGCTGTTCGAGCACAACCACGTGGTGGAGAACGCCATCGAGAGTCGCACGCTGGTCGCCGACGTGCTCGCCAAGTTTGAAAA GTTGTCCTCCAGTCCAGAAGAGGGCAGCGCAGGCTGGAAGTTCTACTTCAAACTTTATTGCTTCCTGGACGTGGACGACGTTCCTAAAGACAGCGTGGAATTTGccttcatgtttgaacag GCTCACGAAGCGGTGATCCGCGGCCAGTACCCGGCGCCCGAGGAGACGCTGCAGTTCCTGTCGGCGTTGCGCCTTCAGTACCTCCTGGGGGACCAAACGCCGGGGGCCCAGGTGCCGGAAACGTGCCGGGTGTTCCCCGTGGGCCGCCTGCGGGCCCGCCTGCGCCGGAGCTTTGCGCCGAGCGACTGCGCGCCGGAGCGCAAGCGCCGCAGCTTCCTGGAGGGGACGCTGCGGCGCAGCCTGCGCCGGCGCTCGGACGCCGCCGGCGCCGATGACGACGCCGGCGGCCTGGAGGCCTGGATGAGGGAGGAGGCGGACGCCGTCCGCGCCGGCGTGCTGGACAAGTGGGCCAAGCTGCGCGGCGTCGCGCCCGAGCAGGCCATGCGCAAGTACATGGCGCTGGTCCGGGACTGGCCCGGCTACGGCGCCACGCTCTTCGACGTGGAG TGCGGCGACGGCACCTTCCCGTCGGCGCTGTGGCTGGGCGTGAGCCGCGAAGCCGTGTCAGTGTACAAGCGCGGCGAGCCGCGCCCGCTGGAGGTTTTCCCCTACGAGCGCATCCTGTCCTTCGGGGCGCCGCTCGCCAACACATACAAGATCGCCGTGGACGGGCGGGAGCTCGTCTTTGAGACGCAAATG